The Pseudophryne corroboree isolate aPseCor3 chromosome 10, aPseCor3.hap2, whole genome shotgun sequence DNA segment ATACAGTAATTTGTATATGAATATACATCATTTGTGAAAGATAATAGCCACTGTGCTCTCATAGAATTGATTTAAAAACTCAAACTATACAATAGTTAATATTGGATCATTTTATATTATACAcactttttctcttctttttcactATCCTTTATTTCATATGTCACTGTTTTAGCAATGAAATAATGAGAtattttaatgcataccaataaagTGATAAACCTTTAATAGAAATTGTTTGATTCCCAGTGCACCCTGGTAAACTACTTACTCTCTTCTTCTTTTACATCTCTAATGTACTTACCTTGGTTCTGATTTATGCTTTCAACTATAACCAAATCTCATTTCTTTAAAAATTATTCAGAAAGTTAtcctttgtgccaaaaggtattgtcATCATTGGCTGAATCccaccatggctagtaatgtggaaacatctagggcagaggttcccaaatgtggtccccaaggcaccccaatggtccaggctttaaatgtatccatgcttggccacaggtgacttaattagcacctcagtcaatttgatttaaccatctgtgctgaaccatcAATATACCTAAATTCTGGAattttggggtgccttgaggaccgcgtttgggaacctctgatctggGGTAAATAATTTGTAAGCCACTTAGATGGTCAATAATAAAATAACTAGCCAAACATTTCACACCCTATCCTATAAGGTATATTCTTAAAACGATTTCATGTAAATAAATGTAATAACTCACTTTCTGGTAAGAACTAATATAGTGCCAGTTGTCTTGTTAGATCCTCATTCTTTCTCCATGATAAGAGTCACCCTACTTGGTGACTTGATAGCTCTATAGTTTTGAAAGCTCCTTTGCAACCAAAAGTTCTTGCACAGCCATTTACTGTATATGATGCACAGTAGAGAGTAAACTAGGAATATAAAATAGAAGCTGCTCAAGCAATTTAGTAATAATTTTCAGGTGCATGAAggggaggggttattctaaacaagaaaaagaaaaagtttcTCCCAGCACATCAAGGGGTATCAGAAATAACTTCAACACTACAGGATAATAGCAAATTCAGAGTTTATAAAGATATAGTTTATCCAATAGGCCTCGGCAAGGCTTCTTTGTAGTATTCAAGTGTTATTGCTGATACTTTTTACTTTTCTCTTTTTCTTGATTAGAGAGTAAAATAGGCAGCACAATATACCATCCACTATGTAACAGTTCTTGGATAGAAATATGGACTTTCCTGTACTAGGAGTTGGCTTAACTCAGTGCAGAGGCGTGGCATCTAATGTGCTGGTGGTGTTTTCCAGGGACCCCGGCAAGGAAGTGTTGACTACACTGTGCCAAGCATGCAGGTTGCTGTCCTCTGCCTGGGTTCCTAGTACAGCAGCAGGTATACATTTGAAAATGAAGAGAACACTTTGACCAGACTGAAACCGGCCTCTCAGGATACCGGACTGGGACCGGAATGGCCAAAACCCAGGCTGGAACCAGATTAGCTTGATGCTGGGTATTGCTGGGTGTAGTGATGTAATGGGTCAAGTAAATCTAAACTAGGATCAGAATTGCTGAGAAAGTCTAAGTGCTGCGAGGTTGAACTGAACTGGGAACTGAGTAACAGATAGGAACCGGAATAGCTTGTATTAATGTGCAGAGAAATACTGGAGTAATCAGAGACAGAGAAATATGAACACAGTACTGAGCTAATAAAGTCCTCTAGTGTGATCTTACTGTAACTGGGACGTGACACAAGTTAGATTACTTGATTACAGAAGTGCAGGAGATAAAGAAGTGTCcactcacatctagcctccctgcaagttaaacatcccttctagtcacaccatgccgtgGAGTGACTCTTAAGCCGAGGGTCTTTACATGTaacttttccattaaaatgcatcttatttaaaaCAATGTAAATATGCCGCACATACAGCTTATGCTGAGTAAAATAATAtgcggaatgcctatattctgtgtgcgactgcggctgtatctgcacatgaaatgatacattacagtgttttcctagtaaaaactgtaacataccattttggatgcagatacagccgcagacacacacatataattttaatcagcagtgtCTGCATATGCACTCTATTCACattgtgatgcaaataagatgcatttcagcAAATATAGATGCCCAATGaaaagagttgcacgggacctgtcagatcACTCACACCAGGGATCTCCCACTACATGGCATATTGACGCAAGATGTTTCTGGACATATCTGTAGTTGCATTACATGGAATCAGTGGACAGAATTATGCTGGAGATGATTACAGCAGGCTGAGGATTAAGCTCACAAATATAATCACATGAGACTTGTTCATTAAGTGTCCCTGGTGACTTGCAGGACAtagacagttcatcagtggtccttAATGCTCCCTAGTTATATTGGTCCTAGTTAAAGGTCCTAAATGCTCCCTAGTGTTGTTATTCTAAGGTAGCGATATACTGTGAAACTGTTGCTTTAATATCTTTTGCAACTAAGTAGCATTTTTGTTGCACTAGAATTTATACATAAATGAATTACCTCACTGCATCCACAGGCTTTTAATGGTAACAATGTTCTGCTAAGTCAATGCTGGCTGTCGGCGTCCCTGCTAAGTTCAGACACATAATACTGACTACTGTAGCGTGGCTGCTTTAATAGTTACCCCTGCACATGTGTAGTGATCCTTCCACTGTGATCAAGCCCCCGTTCCTCTTCTCCCGGTGGTGAGGATATCACCGCCCCGGGCAGGTAACAGCGCTGGTAAGCATTTAGTTTAGTTTGGTTAGCTGCCGGATGTTTGTCGCTGCCAGTGCAGACCACAGAGCCGGGGTAGTTTCAGTCACTTACAGCAGCGTATCTCCCTGTGCTGGTGATGCAGTTGAGGAAACCCAGTGAGTGATAGTGTCAACGTGTTTCATCCCATAATGCACTGGGACTTTCTCAAGACTGCAGACTCCTTGGTCCTTTGCTTCCACTAACCCAAAAGTGACACAAATGCTCTAAGATCCACATATACTACTTATATTGTATGAGGATAAGCAATAAAGAAATCTGATGCTCTGATCATCTTCAGTTTTATTCTATGCTTTATAATTGATTGTAGCTGTGTTTTAACCAGAGAATAAAGCAGGTAGGAGCTGAGTGTTCCGGAGAGAGGCATCCAATTGTCACCTGTTTCCCACCACTGCCATAGAAAATGCTCCTGAAGGATTAAAGGGGTGTCTGATTGAAAGTGTAGAATAATGCCCAATCTCTACCACTTTTGAGGAACCCTTCTAAAAAACAAACAATGTCTTCCTAAATTATAACTTCCCATCCATTCAATCTCCATATAAAACTATATCCTATTTCTCATGTGGTGGCATGGCTAGTCCTAGATCCCAGTGACCattattgtgtttgtatatttcagtgaccagtgtcaggacaaagacatgacattgaagatggcaataacaaagatcatgaaatgtgacattgacaatgagaatctcacagacccggaggtgctcccaccagcagactgtgtcatcagtgcaggGATGTTGGATTTCATCAGCAAAGACCAAGATGATTATATAAATTATTTCAGAAAATTTGTGAAGCTACTAAAACCTGAAGGACACCTGATATTGATAGGAGTTTTAAATACAACTTATATAATGGTTGGGCAGGACAAGGTACATGTGTTCAGACATGATGAGAAATTTTCAAGAAAAGTTCTCACTGATGAAGGGTTTGTTATTGATCACTGTGCAGTCCAGAAAAAAATAGCAGATAGTGACCTTTCTGACTATGAGGCACTTATGTTTATTACAGCTCATAGAGAgtaataagggcctgattctgagtcacatgctgtgTCAGGTGCAGTTACACATTTTCTTTATACTGCGCAtgtatctaaattgcactgtacatacatcctgattgtgtttgtacaTAGTTGAAGTAGCTTTGACACACGCACAtagaagtgtattgaaaatgtattAGGTGTTCCCATGTGTGGTTTCAGAGAGCAGGGGGCCCGTATAAAGGTTCTGtatgggccacctcctctctggtggtgcagtagactctggctttgtgtcaCAGTTTGCTCTGCATGCACACGTCTCTGAGAACTTGGCACCTGCACCTTGTTCCCAGGGAAAATCTTTACTGTGCAAATCACAAGGATAATGGCCATGATAGACTCTTTCCCTGTGGTTTTTGCAGCTCTGCAGTCAGTGTGGGGACAGCGGAgtgataagtataattatatgggtgcagggtgtgcagtgtgtgggaTAGAAAACAGGGGGCGTGGATCACAATCACATCATacctgcaaagccatgccccttttttgccaaGTCCATGTCCCCATTTTGGGTGCAGGAGTCGCTATGTCACCATGGATAATGTTGGGTGGTATGTATGTGAGTGTCATGGAAGTCTTACAATAACAAACAGTTGGATGGGAGCCCACTGGTGGCGCAAACACTGTGCGGTTACCGTAATGAGTTGCCGCAATGGTCAAATGTCCATGAGAGAATGTTGGGAAAGTCCAGAAACTTCTTATAAGTGGTTCTCATATATATCCAAGTCCATaaggtaatttttttaaaaaaacacaaatggtataCAGAGATTCAATTCAGATCCCAGAGTCAATGGATAATAAGGAGGTGACTTCTTCCAGGATTCCTTATTCTGTAGTGACTTTAGGGGTGTGTTTCTATCTGTAAAGGTTTACCCTGGTGATTGAGGGAAAAGGAGGCTCCTCACATGTGCGCTTACTTTAAAGTACCCCAGAAAAAACCTagaaaggtttctttaaagcctctgAGAGTGAAGTCTCTTCCACCCGGTACAAGTGTATCACGGATAATCTCGTGCAATCTTTATAGAAACAAATGCTCACATTCATGCTTACTTTGAAAGCCGCCGTTCttccatataacggtttctttttcaGTAGGCCATCCTTCCGTCTTCATACACTTCCTGGCTTcgtattagggccctcattccgagttgttcgctcgcaagtgaattttagcagatttgctcatgctaagccgccgcctactgggagtgaatcttagcatcttaaaattgcgaacgatgtattcgcaatattgcgattacacacctcgtagcagtttctgagtagcttcagacttactcggcatctgcgatcatttcagtgcttgtcgttcctggtttgacgtcacaaacacacccagcgttcgcccagacactcctccgtttctccggccactcctgcgttttttccggaaacggtagcattttttcccacacgcaaaTAAaaaggcctgtttccgcccagtaacacccatttcctgtcaatcacattacgatcgccagaacgatgaaaaagccgtgagtaaaattcctaagtgcatagcaaatttacttggcgcagtcgcagtgcggacattgcgcatgcgcattaagcggaaaatcgctgcgatgcaaagatttttaccgagcgaacaactcg contains these protein-coding regions:
- the LOC134965653 gene encoding nicotinamide N-methyltransferase-like; the encoded protein is MDSSAHKFYPVHGFDSREHLETYLSNKPDMAFGDDSIKFPMECFHRAFSEGHIKGDLLIDISPGSIIHHLYTASGYFKQILVLKCSEQCIMELNKWINTHTGAFDWSHIMEYIKCLEGNSDQCQDKDMTLKMAITKIMKCDIDNENLTDPEVLPPADCVISAGMLDFISKDQDDYINYFRKFVKLLKPEGHLILIGVLNTTYIMVGQDKVHVFRHDEKFSRKVLTDEGFVIDHCAVQKKIADSDLSDYEALMFITAHRE